The following proteins are encoded in a genomic region of Salminus brasiliensis chromosome 17, fSalBra1.hap2, whole genome shotgun sequence:
- the b3galt2 gene encoding beta-1,3-galactosyltransferase 2, with the protein MQWRRRHCCPIKMTWNVKRSLFRTHVMGLLSLALLFTIFLFFSHQDWLSSRSGFRENPVAYTMRGLRPLKERAEGNQSSLRSLLREPVYFAPKAPVNFSSHQAEAAAQGMVGLEISLSANNTNTNSLHREMGVGGQLVAQPYRYKLNEPYKCRDSSPFLILLIAAEPGQVEARNAIRQTWGNESVAMGLGFVRLFLLGMGSSPDSYPQNVIEEESFQHHDIIQQEYMDTYYNLTIKTLMGMNWVAEHCPHARYVMKTDSDMFVNTEYLIQKLLKPELPPRHNYFTGYLMRGYAPNRNKDSKWYMPPELYSSERYPIFCSGTGYVFSGDMAAKIYQASLSIRRLHLEDVYVGICLAKLRIDPAPPPNEFLFNHWRVSYSSCKYSHLITSHQFQPSELIKYWNHLQSNKHNACINMAKEKSGRLRHRKLHWERLR; encoded by the coding sequence ATGCAGTGGCGACGGCGACACTGCTGCCCCATCAAGATGACCTGGAATGTCAAGCGGTCACTCTTCCGCACGCACGTCATGGGCCTACTGTCACTGGCCTTGCTCTTCAccatcttcctcttcttcagcCACCAGGACTGGCTGTCCAGCCGGTCGGGGTTTCGAGAGAACCCCGTAGCCTACACAATGCGGGGCTTGCGTCCCCTCAAGGAACGTGCAGAGGGCAACCAAAGCTCCCTGCGAAGCCTCTTACGGGAGCCAGTTTATTTTGCCCCCAAAGCACCTGTGAACTTCAGCTCTCACCAAGCTGAGGCTGCCGCCCAAGGAATGGTAGGACTGGAGATCTCTCTGAGCGCCAACAACACAAACACCAACAGCTTGCACCGGGAAATGGGGGTGGGAGGGCAGCTGGTGGCTCAGCCGTACCGCTACAAGCTCAATGAGCCATATAAATGTAGAGACAGCAGCCCCTTTCTAATTCTGCTTATTGCGGCAGAGCCGGGCCAGGTGGAGGCCAGGAACGCCATTAGGCAGACATGGGGGAACGAGAGCGTGGCCATGGGCTTGGGCTTCGTGCGGCTCTTTCTGCTGGGCATGGGGAGTAGCCCTGACAGCTACCCTCAGAATGTCATTGAGGAGGAAAGCTTCCAGCACCACGATATCATACAGCAGGAGTACATGGACACCTACTACAACCTAACCATCAAGACCTTGATGGGCATGAACTGGGTCGCCGAGCACTGCCCACACGCCCGCTACGTCATGAAGACGGACAGCGACATGTTTGTCAACACAGAGTATTTAATCCAAAAGCTGCTGAAGCCAGAGTTGCCACCCCGACACAACTACTTCACAGGCTACCTAATGCGAGGATACGCACCCAATCGCAACAAAGACAGCAAGTGGTACATGCCTCCTGAGCTCTATTCAAGCGAGAGGTACCCCATCTTCTGCTCGGGGACAGGCTACGTGTTCTCGGGAGACATGGCGGCAAAGATATACCAGGCTTCCTTGAGTATACGTCGTTTACACCTCGAGGACGTCTATGTCGGGATCTGCCTGGCCAAACTGCGCATTGACCCGGCGCCGCCACCAAACGAGTTCCTCTTCAACCACTGGAGAGTGTCCTACTCCAGCTGCAAATACAGTCACCTGATCACTTCACACCAGTTCCAGCCAAGCGAACTTATCAAGTACTGGAACCACTTGCAGAGCAACAAGCACAACGCTTGCATTAACATGGCTAAGGAGAAGAGCGGCAGGCTGCGTCACAGGAAGCTGCACTGGGAAAGGCTTCGGTGA